From Epinephelus lanceolatus isolate andai-2023 chromosome 5, ASM4190304v1, whole genome shotgun sequence, the proteins below share one genomic window:
- the LOC117262461 gene encoding protein phosphatase 1 regulatory subunit 12A isoform X2: protein MAATDHSRSEAAKQRRQDQLQRWLGSETDRTGSEARETSSGSGTRRAKVRFAQGAVFMAACSAGDREEVAALLRQGADINHANIDGLTALHQACIDENAEMVQFLVESGSDVNRGDNEGWTPLHAAASCGFIQIAKYLIEHGAHVGAVNSEGELPLDVATEDAMERLLKGEIKKQAIDVDKARKEEERIMLQDAMAVLAGGGTLTPHPNTKATALHVAAAKGYIEVLKVLLQCGVDVDSRDIDGWTPLHAGAHWGQEEACSLLADHMCDMGAVNNVGQTPLDVADENLVDTLEELQKKQNALRSEKEKQTPVIETSPPISMVPVRTRRTSISRMSSKEKICLHEREKHPPPALQSSPAEDEEEEGGQMGQNQPQGQGKASSSSSSEEESESESDAESEKAKNREIINNLNNKRNATSLPPTSMSTSTAASQVKKDPGKPPATEAPGSWRTSLRKAGSSVTLGSAGLSDSTQDPSRPPETVLGMTRSASSPRLSSEADTKEPRLARVPPIPTRRLFSIPDSSPDNSNSWLSRSSSYTRRLHSQSGNDLTSSTPSLLHSSSYGKRLDDPTVTSASTGTSPAPLSRLNSVLAQRLPQEQTEKKDQFAVTTSNSRSTTTGEQEAKQRRKSYLTPVRDEEAEAQRKARSRHARQSRRSTQGVTLTDLQEAEKTMKTDNKGREKKEEEEKEKEKEKEAKAKKGEEGEVSWRSRIASLQKSDLLGLTQPAGTPRPQTSDRRDVEASTGESETERWARERRERRQARAKRKAQRTGESDDNDPSGEEEFSGSGLDPQTNQNLSSRSFNDCTQGGDSDAKDFKKLFEEVSRENSQLQSQLQDTQRIISQTRLDLEKATQRQERFSDCSALLELERKDRRMLERRMAELEEELKVLVDLRTDNQRLKDENGALIRVISKLSK, encoded by the exons ATGGCGGCCACTGACCATTCCCGGTCCGAAGCTGCCAAACAGCGACGGCAGGATCAGCTGCAGCGATGGCTGGGCTCGGAGACAGATCGGACGGGATCCGAGGCCCGGGAAACTTCGAGCGGTTCCGGGACGCGGCGGGCGAAAGTCCGGTTCGCCCAAGGAGCCGTGTTTATGGCCGCCTGCTCCGCCGGGGACCGGGAGGAGGTGGCAGCGCTGCTCCGGCAGGGAGCTGACATCAACCACGCCAACATAGACGGACTGACAGCGCTTCATCAG GCCTGCATTGATGAAAATGCTGAGATGGTGCAGTTCCTGGTGGAGAGTGGGAGTGACGTCAACAGAGGGGACAACGAGGGCTGGACTCCTCTGCACGCTGCAGCCTCCTGTGGCTTCATCCAGATTGCTAA atACCTGATAGAGCATGGTGCTCACGTTGGAGCAGTGAACAGTGAAGGAGAGCTTCCTCTGGACGTAGCCACAGAGGACGCCATGGAGAGACTTCTTAAAGGGGAAATCAAAAAACAAG CCATAGACGTGGACAAGGccagaaaggaggaggagaggatcaTGCTCCAGGACGCCATGGCGGTGCTGGCAGGAGGTGGCACCCTCACACCTCACCCAAACACCAAGGCGACCGCTCTGCACGTTGCTGCTGCCAAAGGCTACATTGAAGTTCTGAA GGTGCTGTTACAGTGCGGGGTGGACGTGGACAGCAGGGACATCGATGGGTGGACGCCCCTGCACGCAGGAGCTCACTGGGGGCAGGAGGAGGCCTGCTCCCTGCTGGCTGACCACATGTGCGATATGGGTGCTGTCAATAACGTG GGCCAAACACCTCTAGATGTTGCAGATGAGAACCTCGTGGACACTctggaggagctgcagaagAAGCAGAACGCC TTACGCAgcgagaaagagaaacagactCCTGTTATTGAGACCAGCCCGCCAATCTCCATGGTACCAGTTCGCACACGCAG GACTTCTATCTCTCGTATGAGCAGTAAGGAGAAGATCTGCCTCCACGAGCGGGAGAAGCACCCACCCCCTGCCCTGCAGAGCAGCCCGGctgaggacgaggaggaggaaggaggccAGATGGGACAGAACCAGCCTCAGGGCCAGGGGAAGGcctccagcagctccagctcAGAGGAGGAGAGCGAATCGGAGAGTGACGCTGAGTCGG AGAAAGCGAAAAACCGAGAGATCATAAACAACTTGAACAACAAACGCAACGCCACCAGCCTGCCTCCTACCTCCATGTCAACGAGTACTGCTGCAAGCCAAGTCAAAAAG GACCCAGGCAAGCCCCCGGCCACAGAGGCCCCAGGCTCCTGGAGAACGTCTCTGAGGAAAGCAGGCAGCTCGGTGACTCTGGGCTCAGCTGGACTTTCTGACTCCACGCAGGACCCCAGCAGACCTCCAGAGACTGTCCTGGGCATGACTCGCTCTGCCTCCAGTCCCCGCCTCAGCTCTGAAGCCGACACCAAG GAGCCGAGGCTCGCTCGGGTACCGCCCATCCCAACACGGAGACTCTTCAGTATTCCAGACAGCAGCCCTGACAACTCCAACAG TTGGCTAAGTCGTAGCTCCTCTTACACCCGGCGCCTTCATAGTCAATCAGGGAATGATCTCACTAGTTCCACCCCCTCTTTGCTTCACAG CTCATCTTATGGAAAGAGACTGGATGACCCCACCGTGACCTCAGCTAGCACAGGAACAAGCCCCGCTCCACTCAGCCGCCTTAATAGTGTCTTGGCTCAGAG ACTGCCTCAGGAACAGACAGAAAAGAAGGATCAGTTTGCCGTCACCACTTCTAACTCTCGGAGCACAACCACTGGTGAACAGGAGGCCAAGCAGAGGCGCAA ATCATATCTGACGCCAGTGCGGGATGAGGAGGCAGAGGCACAGAGGAAGGCTCGCTCCAGACACGCGCGGCAGTCCCGCCGCTCCACTCAG GGGGTGACGCTAACAGATCTGCAGGAGGCAGAGAAGACGATGAAAACGGACAACAAAGGGAGagaaaagaaggaggaggaagagaaggagaaggagaaagagaaggaggcaAAAGCGaagaagggagaggagggg gaagtgagctgGAGGTCTCGTATTGCCAGCCTGCAGAAGTCTGACCTGCTGGGCCTCACACAGCCCGCTGGCACTCCACGCCCTCAGACATCTGACAGGAGAG ATGTTGAGGCCAGCACAGGGGAGAGCGAGACGGAGAGATGGGCCAGGGAGcgcagagagaggagacaagCTCGAGCCAAAAGGAAGGCACAGAGAACCGGGGAG AGTGATGACAATGATCCCAGTGGAGAGGAAGAGTTCTCAGGCAGTGGGCTGGATccacag ACAAACCAAAACTTAAGTTCCAG GTCCTTTAACGACTGCACCCAGGGAGGAGACTCTGACGCCAAGGATTTTAAGAAG ttgttTGAGGAGGTCTCCAGAGAAAACAGTCAGCTCCAGTCTCAGCTGCAGGACACCCAGAGGATTATTAGTCAGACCAGGTTGGACCTGGAAAAGGCCACACAG AGACAGGAGCGCTTCAGTGACTGTTCAGCCCTGCTGGAGCTGGAGAGAAAG GACCGGAGGATGTTGGAGCGGCGAATggcagagctggaggaggagctaAAG GTTCTGGTCGACTTGAGAACAGACAACCAGCGTCTTAAAGATGAAAATGGAGCACTGATCCGTGTCATCAGCAAACTCTCCaaatag
- the LOC117262461 gene encoding protein phosphatase 1 regulatory subunit 12A isoform X5, which yields MAATDHSRSEAAKQRRQDQLQRWLGSETDRTGSEARETSSGSGTRRAKVRFAQGAVFMAACSAGDREEVAALLRQGADINHANIDGLTALHQACIDENAEMVQFLVESGSDVNRGDNEGWTPLHAAASCGFIQIAKYLIEHGAHVGAVNSEGELPLDVATEDAMERLLKGEIKKQAIDVDKARKEEERIMLQDAMAVLAGGGTLTPHPNTKATALHVAAAKGYIEVLKVLLQCGVDVDSRDIDGWTPLHAGAHWGQEEACSLLADHMCDMGAVNNVGQTPLDVADENLVDTLEELQKKQNALRSEKEKQTPVIETSPPISMVPVRTRRTSISRMSSKEKICLHEREKHPPPALQSSPAEDEEEEGGQMGQNQPQGQGKASSSSSSEEESESESDAESEKAKNREIINNLNNKRNATSLPPTSMSTSTAASQVKKQDPGKPPATEAPGSWRTSLRKAGSSVTLGSAGLSDSTQDPSRPPETVLGMTRSASSPRLSSEADTKEPRLARVPPIPTRRLFSIPDSSPDNSNSWLSRSSSYTRRLHSQSGNDLTSSTPSLLHSSSYGKRLDDPTVTSASTGTSPAPLSRLNSVLAQRLPQEQTEKKDQFAVTTSNSRSTTTGEQEAKQRRKSYLTPVRDEEAEAQRKARSRHARQSRRSTQGVTLTDLQEAEKTMKTDNKGREKKEEEEKEKEKEKEAKAKKGEEGEVSWRSRIASLQKSDLLGLTQPAGTPRPQTSDRRDVEASTGESETERWARERRERRQARAKRKAQRTGESDDNDPSGEEEFSGSGLDPQTNQNLSSRSFNDCTQGGDSDAKDFKKLFEEVSRENSQLQSQLQDTQRIISQTRLDLEKATQRQERFSDCSALLELERKDRRMLERRMAELEEELKQY from the exons ATGGCGGCCACTGACCATTCCCGGTCCGAAGCTGCCAAACAGCGACGGCAGGATCAGCTGCAGCGATGGCTGGGCTCGGAGACAGATCGGACGGGATCCGAGGCCCGGGAAACTTCGAGCGGTTCCGGGACGCGGCGGGCGAAAGTCCGGTTCGCCCAAGGAGCCGTGTTTATGGCCGCCTGCTCCGCCGGGGACCGGGAGGAGGTGGCAGCGCTGCTCCGGCAGGGAGCTGACATCAACCACGCCAACATAGACGGACTGACAGCGCTTCATCAG GCCTGCATTGATGAAAATGCTGAGATGGTGCAGTTCCTGGTGGAGAGTGGGAGTGACGTCAACAGAGGGGACAACGAGGGCTGGACTCCTCTGCACGCTGCAGCCTCCTGTGGCTTCATCCAGATTGCTAA atACCTGATAGAGCATGGTGCTCACGTTGGAGCAGTGAACAGTGAAGGAGAGCTTCCTCTGGACGTAGCCACAGAGGACGCCATGGAGAGACTTCTTAAAGGGGAAATCAAAAAACAAG CCATAGACGTGGACAAGGccagaaaggaggaggagaggatcaTGCTCCAGGACGCCATGGCGGTGCTGGCAGGAGGTGGCACCCTCACACCTCACCCAAACACCAAGGCGACCGCTCTGCACGTTGCTGCTGCCAAAGGCTACATTGAAGTTCTGAA GGTGCTGTTACAGTGCGGGGTGGACGTGGACAGCAGGGACATCGATGGGTGGACGCCCCTGCACGCAGGAGCTCACTGGGGGCAGGAGGAGGCCTGCTCCCTGCTGGCTGACCACATGTGCGATATGGGTGCTGTCAATAACGTG GGCCAAACACCTCTAGATGTTGCAGATGAGAACCTCGTGGACACTctggaggagctgcagaagAAGCAGAACGCC TTACGCAgcgagaaagagaaacagactCCTGTTATTGAGACCAGCCCGCCAATCTCCATGGTACCAGTTCGCACACGCAG GACTTCTATCTCTCGTATGAGCAGTAAGGAGAAGATCTGCCTCCACGAGCGGGAGAAGCACCCACCCCCTGCCCTGCAGAGCAGCCCGGctgaggacgaggaggaggaaggaggccAGATGGGACAGAACCAGCCTCAGGGCCAGGGGAAGGcctccagcagctccagctcAGAGGAGGAGAGCGAATCGGAGAGTGACGCTGAGTCGG AGAAAGCGAAAAACCGAGAGATCATAAACAACTTGAACAACAAACGCAACGCCACCAGCCTGCCTCCTACCTCCATGTCAACGAGTACTGCTGCAAGCCAAGTCAAAAAG CAGGACCCAGGCAAGCCCCCGGCCACAGAGGCCCCAGGCTCCTGGAGAACGTCTCTGAGGAAAGCAGGCAGCTCGGTGACTCTGGGCTCAGCTGGACTTTCTGACTCCACGCAGGACCCCAGCAGACCTCCAGAGACTGTCCTGGGCATGACTCGCTCTGCCTCCAGTCCCCGCCTCAGCTCTGAAGCCGACACCAAG GAGCCGAGGCTCGCTCGGGTACCGCCCATCCCAACACGGAGACTCTTCAGTATTCCAGACAGCAGCCCTGACAACTCCAACAG TTGGCTAAGTCGTAGCTCCTCTTACACCCGGCGCCTTCATAGTCAATCAGGGAATGATCTCACTAGTTCCACCCCCTCTTTGCTTCACAG CTCATCTTATGGAAAGAGACTGGATGACCCCACCGTGACCTCAGCTAGCACAGGAACAAGCCCCGCTCCACTCAGCCGCCTTAATAGTGTCTTGGCTCAGAG ACTGCCTCAGGAACAGACAGAAAAGAAGGATCAGTTTGCCGTCACCACTTCTAACTCTCGGAGCACAACCACTGGTGAACAGGAGGCCAAGCAGAGGCGCAA ATCATATCTGACGCCAGTGCGGGATGAGGAGGCAGAGGCACAGAGGAAGGCTCGCTCCAGACACGCGCGGCAGTCCCGCCGCTCCACTCAG GGGGTGACGCTAACAGATCTGCAGGAGGCAGAGAAGACGATGAAAACGGACAACAAAGGGAGagaaaagaaggaggaggaagagaaggagaaggagaaagagaaggaggcaAAAGCGaagaagggagaggagggg gaagtgagctgGAGGTCTCGTATTGCCAGCCTGCAGAAGTCTGACCTGCTGGGCCTCACACAGCCCGCTGGCACTCCACGCCCTCAGACATCTGACAGGAGAG ATGTTGAGGCCAGCACAGGGGAGAGCGAGACGGAGAGATGGGCCAGGGAGcgcagagagaggagacaagCTCGAGCCAAAAGGAAGGCACAGAGAACCGGGGAG AGTGATGACAATGATCCCAGTGGAGAGGAAGAGTTCTCAGGCAGTGGGCTGGATccacag ACAAACCAAAACTTAAGTTCCAG GTCCTTTAACGACTGCACCCAGGGAGGAGACTCTGACGCCAAGGATTTTAAGAAG ttgttTGAGGAGGTCTCCAGAGAAAACAGTCAGCTCCAGTCTCAGCTGCAGGACACCCAGAGGATTATTAGTCAGACCAGGTTGGACCTGGAAAAGGCCACACAG AGACAGGAGCGCTTCAGTGACTGTTCAGCCCTGCTGGAGCTGGAGAGAAAG GACCGGAGGATGTTGGAGCGGCGAATggcagagctggaggaggagctaAAG CAATACTGA
- the LOC117262461 gene encoding protein phosphatase 1 regulatory subunit 12A isoform X8: MAATDHSRSEAAKQRRQDQLQRWLGSETDRTGSEARETSSGSGTRRAKVRFAQGAVFMAACSAGDREEVAALLRQGADINHANIDGLTALHQACIDENAEMVQFLVESGSDVNRGDNEGWTPLHAAASCGFIQIAKYLIEHGAHVGAVNSEGELPLDVATEDAMERLLKGEIKKQAIDVDKARKEEERIMLQDAMAVLAGGGTLTPHPNTKATALHVAAAKGYIEVLKVLLQCGVDVDSRDIDGWTPLHAGAHWGQEEACSLLADHMCDMGAVNNVGQTPLDVADENLVDTLEELQKKQNALRSEKEKQTPVIETSPPISMVPVRTRRTSISRMSSKEKICLHEREKHPPPALQSSPAEDEEEEGGQMGQNQPQGQGKASSSSSSEEESESESDAESEKAKNREIINNLNNKRNATSLPPTSMSTSTAASQVKKQDPGKPPATEAPGSWRTSLRKAGSSVTLGSAGLSDSTQDPSRPPETVLGMTRSASSPRLSSEADTKEPRLARVPPIPTRRLFSIPDSSPDNSNSWLSRSSSYTRRLHSQSGNDLTSSTPSLLHSSSYGKRLDDPTVTSASTGTSPAPLSRLNSVLAQRLPQEQTEKKDQFAVTTSNSRSTTTGEQEAKQRRKSYLTPVRDEEAEAQRKARSRHARQSRRSTQGVTLTDLQEAEKTMKTDNKGREKKEEEEKEKEKEKEAKAKKGEEGEVSWRSRIASLQKSDLLGLTQPAGTPRPQTSDRRDVEASTGESETERWARERRERRQARAKRKAQRTGESDDNDPSGEEEFSGSGLDPQTNQNLSSRSFNDCTQGGDSDAKDFKKLFEEVSRENSQLQSQLQDTQRIISQTRLDLEKATQRQERFSDCSALLELERKQY; the protein is encoded by the exons ATGGCGGCCACTGACCATTCCCGGTCCGAAGCTGCCAAACAGCGACGGCAGGATCAGCTGCAGCGATGGCTGGGCTCGGAGACAGATCGGACGGGATCCGAGGCCCGGGAAACTTCGAGCGGTTCCGGGACGCGGCGGGCGAAAGTCCGGTTCGCCCAAGGAGCCGTGTTTATGGCCGCCTGCTCCGCCGGGGACCGGGAGGAGGTGGCAGCGCTGCTCCGGCAGGGAGCTGACATCAACCACGCCAACATAGACGGACTGACAGCGCTTCATCAG GCCTGCATTGATGAAAATGCTGAGATGGTGCAGTTCCTGGTGGAGAGTGGGAGTGACGTCAACAGAGGGGACAACGAGGGCTGGACTCCTCTGCACGCTGCAGCCTCCTGTGGCTTCATCCAGATTGCTAA atACCTGATAGAGCATGGTGCTCACGTTGGAGCAGTGAACAGTGAAGGAGAGCTTCCTCTGGACGTAGCCACAGAGGACGCCATGGAGAGACTTCTTAAAGGGGAAATCAAAAAACAAG CCATAGACGTGGACAAGGccagaaaggaggaggagaggatcaTGCTCCAGGACGCCATGGCGGTGCTGGCAGGAGGTGGCACCCTCACACCTCACCCAAACACCAAGGCGACCGCTCTGCACGTTGCTGCTGCCAAAGGCTACATTGAAGTTCTGAA GGTGCTGTTACAGTGCGGGGTGGACGTGGACAGCAGGGACATCGATGGGTGGACGCCCCTGCACGCAGGAGCTCACTGGGGGCAGGAGGAGGCCTGCTCCCTGCTGGCTGACCACATGTGCGATATGGGTGCTGTCAATAACGTG GGCCAAACACCTCTAGATGTTGCAGATGAGAACCTCGTGGACACTctggaggagctgcagaagAAGCAGAACGCC TTACGCAgcgagaaagagaaacagactCCTGTTATTGAGACCAGCCCGCCAATCTCCATGGTACCAGTTCGCACACGCAG GACTTCTATCTCTCGTATGAGCAGTAAGGAGAAGATCTGCCTCCACGAGCGGGAGAAGCACCCACCCCCTGCCCTGCAGAGCAGCCCGGctgaggacgaggaggaggaaggaggccAGATGGGACAGAACCAGCCTCAGGGCCAGGGGAAGGcctccagcagctccagctcAGAGGAGGAGAGCGAATCGGAGAGTGACGCTGAGTCGG AGAAAGCGAAAAACCGAGAGATCATAAACAACTTGAACAACAAACGCAACGCCACCAGCCTGCCTCCTACCTCCATGTCAACGAGTACTGCTGCAAGCCAAGTCAAAAAG CAGGACCCAGGCAAGCCCCCGGCCACAGAGGCCCCAGGCTCCTGGAGAACGTCTCTGAGGAAAGCAGGCAGCTCGGTGACTCTGGGCTCAGCTGGACTTTCTGACTCCACGCAGGACCCCAGCAGACCTCCAGAGACTGTCCTGGGCATGACTCGCTCTGCCTCCAGTCCCCGCCTCAGCTCTGAAGCCGACACCAAG GAGCCGAGGCTCGCTCGGGTACCGCCCATCCCAACACGGAGACTCTTCAGTATTCCAGACAGCAGCCCTGACAACTCCAACAG TTGGCTAAGTCGTAGCTCCTCTTACACCCGGCGCCTTCATAGTCAATCAGGGAATGATCTCACTAGTTCCACCCCCTCTTTGCTTCACAG CTCATCTTATGGAAAGAGACTGGATGACCCCACCGTGACCTCAGCTAGCACAGGAACAAGCCCCGCTCCACTCAGCCGCCTTAATAGTGTCTTGGCTCAGAG ACTGCCTCAGGAACAGACAGAAAAGAAGGATCAGTTTGCCGTCACCACTTCTAACTCTCGGAGCACAACCACTGGTGAACAGGAGGCCAAGCAGAGGCGCAA ATCATATCTGACGCCAGTGCGGGATGAGGAGGCAGAGGCACAGAGGAAGGCTCGCTCCAGACACGCGCGGCAGTCCCGCCGCTCCACTCAG GGGGTGACGCTAACAGATCTGCAGGAGGCAGAGAAGACGATGAAAACGGACAACAAAGGGAGagaaaagaaggaggaggaagagaaggagaaggagaaagagaaggaggcaAAAGCGaagaagggagaggagggg gaagtgagctgGAGGTCTCGTATTGCCAGCCTGCAGAAGTCTGACCTGCTGGGCCTCACACAGCCCGCTGGCACTCCACGCCCTCAGACATCTGACAGGAGAG ATGTTGAGGCCAGCACAGGGGAGAGCGAGACGGAGAGATGGGCCAGGGAGcgcagagagaggagacaagCTCGAGCCAAAAGGAAGGCACAGAGAACCGGGGAG AGTGATGACAATGATCCCAGTGGAGAGGAAGAGTTCTCAGGCAGTGGGCTGGATccacag ACAAACCAAAACTTAAGTTCCAG GTCCTTTAACGACTGCACCCAGGGAGGAGACTCTGACGCCAAGGATTTTAAGAAG ttgttTGAGGAGGTCTCCAGAGAAAACAGTCAGCTCCAGTCTCAGCTGCAGGACACCCAGAGGATTATTAGTCAGACCAGGTTGGACCTGGAAAAGGCCACACAG AGACAGGAGCGCTTCAGTGACTGTTCAGCCCTGCTGGAGCTGGAGAGAAAG CAATACTGA
- the LOC117262461 gene encoding protein phosphatase 1 regulatory subunit 12A isoform X3, which yields MAATDHSRSEAAKQRRQDQLQRWLGSETDRTGSEARETSSGSGTRRAKVRFAQGAVFMAACSAGDREEVAALLRQGADINHANIDGLTALHQACIDENAEMVQFLVESGSDVNRGDNEGWTPLHAAASCGFIQIAKYLIEHGAHVGAVNSEGELPLDVATEDAMERLLKGEIKKQAIDVDKARKEEERIMLQDAMAVLAGGGTLTPHPNTKATALHVAAAKGYIEVLKVLLQCGVDVDSRDIDGWTPLHAGAHWGQEEACSLLADHMCDMGAVNNVGQTPLDVADENLVDTLEELQKKQNALRSEKEKQTPVIETSPPISMVPVRTRSKEKICLHEREKHPPPALQSSPAEDEEEEGGQMGQNQPQGQGKASSSSSSEEESESESDAESEKAKNREIINNLNNKRNATSLPPTSMSTSTAASQVKKQDPGKPPATEAPGSWRTSLRKAGSSVTLGSAGLSDSTQDPSRPPETVLGMTRSASSPRLSSEADTKEPRLARVPPIPTRRLFSIPDSSPDNSNSWLSRSSSYTRRLHSQSGNDLTSSTPSLLHSSSYGKRLDDPTVTSASTGTSPAPLSRLNSVLAQRLPQEQTEKKDQFAVTTSNSRSTTTGEQEAKQRRKSYLTPVRDEEAEAQRKARSRHARQSRRSTQGVTLTDLQEAEKTMKTDNKGREKKEEEEKEKEKEKEAKAKKGEEGEVSWRSRIASLQKSDLLGLTQPAGTPRPQTSDRRDVEASTGESETERWARERRERRQARAKRKAQRTGESDDNDPSGEEEFSGSGLDPQTNQNLSSRSFNDCTQGGDSDAKDFKKLFEEVSRENSQLQSQLQDTQRIISQTRLDLEKATQRQERFSDCSALLELERKDRRMLERRMAELEEELKVLVDLRTDNQRLKDENGALIRVISKLSK from the exons ATGGCGGCCACTGACCATTCCCGGTCCGAAGCTGCCAAACAGCGACGGCAGGATCAGCTGCAGCGATGGCTGGGCTCGGAGACAGATCGGACGGGATCCGAGGCCCGGGAAACTTCGAGCGGTTCCGGGACGCGGCGGGCGAAAGTCCGGTTCGCCCAAGGAGCCGTGTTTATGGCCGCCTGCTCCGCCGGGGACCGGGAGGAGGTGGCAGCGCTGCTCCGGCAGGGAGCTGACATCAACCACGCCAACATAGACGGACTGACAGCGCTTCATCAG GCCTGCATTGATGAAAATGCTGAGATGGTGCAGTTCCTGGTGGAGAGTGGGAGTGACGTCAACAGAGGGGACAACGAGGGCTGGACTCCTCTGCACGCTGCAGCCTCCTGTGGCTTCATCCAGATTGCTAA atACCTGATAGAGCATGGTGCTCACGTTGGAGCAGTGAACAGTGAAGGAGAGCTTCCTCTGGACGTAGCCACAGAGGACGCCATGGAGAGACTTCTTAAAGGGGAAATCAAAAAACAAG CCATAGACGTGGACAAGGccagaaaggaggaggagaggatcaTGCTCCAGGACGCCATGGCGGTGCTGGCAGGAGGTGGCACCCTCACACCTCACCCAAACACCAAGGCGACCGCTCTGCACGTTGCTGCTGCCAAAGGCTACATTGAAGTTCTGAA GGTGCTGTTACAGTGCGGGGTGGACGTGGACAGCAGGGACATCGATGGGTGGACGCCCCTGCACGCAGGAGCTCACTGGGGGCAGGAGGAGGCCTGCTCCCTGCTGGCTGACCACATGTGCGATATGGGTGCTGTCAATAACGTG GGCCAAACACCTCTAGATGTTGCAGATGAGAACCTCGTGGACACTctggaggagctgcagaagAAGCAGAACGCC TTACGCAgcgagaaagagaaacagactCCTGTTATTGAGACCAGCCCGCCAATCTCCATGGTACCAGTTCGCACACGCAG TAAGGAGAAGATCTGCCTCCACGAGCGGGAGAAGCACCCACCCCCTGCCCTGCAGAGCAGCCCGGctgaggacgaggaggaggaaggaggccAGATGGGACAGAACCAGCCTCAGGGCCAGGGGAAGGcctccagcagctccagctcAGAGGAGGAGAGCGAATCGGAGAGTGACGCTGAGTCGG AGAAAGCGAAAAACCGAGAGATCATAAACAACTTGAACAACAAACGCAACGCCACCAGCCTGCCTCCTACCTCCATGTCAACGAGTACTGCTGCAAGCCAAGTCAAAAAG CAGGACCCAGGCAAGCCCCCGGCCACAGAGGCCCCAGGCTCCTGGAGAACGTCTCTGAGGAAAGCAGGCAGCTCGGTGACTCTGGGCTCAGCTGGACTTTCTGACTCCACGCAGGACCCCAGCAGACCTCCAGAGACTGTCCTGGGCATGACTCGCTCTGCCTCCAGTCCCCGCCTCAGCTCTGAAGCCGACACCAAG GAGCCGAGGCTCGCTCGGGTACCGCCCATCCCAACACGGAGACTCTTCAGTATTCCAGACAGCAGCCCTGACAACTCCAACAG TTGGCTAAGTCGTAGCTCCTCTTACACCCGGCGCCTTCATAGTCAATCAGGGAATGATCTCACTAGTTCCACCCCCTCTTTGCTTCACAG CTCATCTTATGGAAAGAGACTGGATGACCCCACCGTGACCTCAGCTAGCACAGGAACAAGCCCCGCTCCACTCAGCCGCCTTAATAGTGTCTTGGCTCAGAG ACTGCCTCAGGAACAGACAGAAAAGAAGGATCAGTTTGCCGTCACCACTTCTAACTCTCGGAGCACAACCACTGGTGAACAGGAGGCCAAGCAGAGGCGCAA ATCATATCTGACGCCAGTGCGGGATGAGGAGGCAGAGGCACAGAGGAAGGCTCGCTCCAGACACGCGCGGCAGTCCCGCCGCTCCACTCAG GGGGTGACGCTAACAGATCTGCAGGAGGCAGAGAAGACGATGAAAACGGACAACAAAGGGAGagaaaagaaggaggaggaagagaaggagaaggagaaagagaaggaggcaAAAGCGaagaagggagaggagggg gaagtgagctgGAGGTCTCGTATTGCCAGCCTGCAGAAGTCTGACCTGCTGGGCCTCACACAGCCCGCTGGCACTCCACGCCCTCAGACATCTGACAGGAGAG ATGTTGAGGCCAGCACAGGGGAGAGCGAGACGGAGAGATGGGCCAGGGAGcgcagagagaggagacaagCTCGAGCCAAAAGGAAGGCACAGAGAACCGGGGAG AGTGATGACAATGATCCCAGTGGAGAGGAAGAGTTCTCAGGCAGTGGGCTGGATccacag ACAAACCAAAACTTAAGTTCCAG GTCCTTTAACGACTGCACCCAGGGAGGAGACTCTGACGCCAAGGATTTTAAGAAG ttgttTGAGGAGGTCTCCAGAGAAAACAGTCAGCTCCAGTCTCAGCTGCAGGACACCCAGAGGATTATTAGTCAGACCAGGTTGGACCTGGAAAAGGCCACACAG AGACAGGAGCGCTTCAGTGACTGTTCAGCCCTGCTGGAGCTGGAGAGAAAG GACCGGAGGATGTTGGAGCGGCGAATggcagagctggaggaggagctaAAG GTTCTGGTCGACTTGAGAACAGACAACCAGCGTCTTAAAGATGAAAATGGAGCACTGATCCGTGTCATCAGCAAACTCTCCaaatag